A region from the Wansuia hejianensis genome encodes:
- a CDS encoding helix-turn-helix transcriptional regulator has product MITIHNIDETLLFYGSLGAEQKEIGNCTLFTFFDKTSYVRFWGDLHGFCVASVDVIFPKDIVFRSQIQQRYIGIGFTEEGQMISYNRKSEMRKSRNGIDCYVFNSPVPLFMKISGGQRLRFRGMYFQESFFRENNVSLYDSFWEDAKQSLTCNEIHSPELLSIYRRIENCSLAGDAFQLWMRGQGLTAASYLLDLMQRYTSASPVYLSEDEIAAVLQAKRLIKENIGSVPTILELSKSVALNKNKLQKAFQLTEGKSIGEYIRALRMELALELLEKSDMSTGDIAKAVGYHGVSNFYHIFQQRFGETPQAVRVLLQNN; this is encoded by the coding sequence ATGATTACAATTCATAATATAGATGAAACATTGCTGTTTTATGGTTCTCTGGGAGCCGAACAAAAAGAAATTGGAAACTGCACTTTGTTTACTTTTTTCGATAAGACTTCCTATGTCCGGTTTTGGGGAGATTTGCATGGTTTTTGTGTGGCTTCTGTTGACGTTATATTTCCAAAGGATATAGTGTTCCGTTCGCAAATCCAACAGAGATATATAGGGATCGGCTTTACGGAAGAAGGACAAATGATTAGTTATAACCGAAAATCCGAAATGAGGAAATCCCGCAACGGCATAGACTGTTATGTTTTTAATTCTCCGGTCCCTCTTTTTATGAAAATATCCGGTGGGCAGCGGCTCCGGTTTCGGGGAATGTATTTTCAGGAATCTTTTTTTCGAGAAAATAACGTGTCTCTTTATGACAGCTTTTGGGAGGATGCTAAACAATCTCTAACCTGCAATGAGATTCATTCACCGGAGTTGTTATCTATCTATCGGCGTATTGAAAATTGCTCACTTGCAGGAGACGCATTTCAGCTTTGGATGCGTGGACAGGGATTGACTGCTGCGAGTTATCTGCTGGATTTGATGCAGCGATATACTTCGGCTTCGCCTGTTTACCTAAGTGAAGATGAAATTGCAGCCGTTTTACAGGCAAAGCGATTGATTAAAGAAAACATCGGCAGTGTTCCCACAATTCTTGAACTTAGCAAAAGCGTTGCTCTTAACAAAAACAAGCTCCAAAAAGCATTTCAGCTTACAGAAGGCAAAAGCATTGGGGAATACATTCGGGCATTGCGGATGGAACTTGCTCTGGAACTTCTTGAAAAAAGCGATATGTCCACTGGCGACATCGCAAAAGCAGTTGGCTATCATGGAGTATCAAATTTCTACCATATCTTTCAGCAGAGATTTGGAGAAACGCCGCAAGCAGTCCGAGTATTGCTTCAAAACAATTAG
- a CDS encoding antirestriction protein ArdA, which produces MASLRDTVKDYQDELRDGIAWVAFWKQGRSWNAEYFHLDMDDTLYPEDRSRLEEIKSIDPAAVILNGYYCGHLGEDMSLDELTAGVRYHYENSMNDIDGFIGAHDDRLPPEVIEEARAAAHEAGLPFSEKPYRDGEDFNPYVFDGSMSIEDFELMHRMIEKERSEQMAEPILSGYLSNLGKYTEGRPAGEWVTFPTTAEHLKEVFDRIGIDFKHYEEWHFTEFQSTIPGLTEHLSEYSHPDELNYLGKLLEMQFDDDREKFIAAIEYGDHADSLQDIINLAQNLDCYWIYPSVHNEEEYGRYLVDELEEPELPEEAKKYFMYEEYGRDASINDDGMFTEKGYIYNNRNTFTEWYDGRDVPEEYRVTPQPPQPERPDPSKVEMDAAAPGQRTAQTAEQPQEPRPVIPIVLTSEKPAEKLKEITDRLEQGIAELFDSERYREYLKVMSKFHNYSFRNTVLIAMQKPDASLVAGFSAWKNNFERNVMKGQKGIKIIAPSPYKIKQEMQKIDPHTQKPVIGKDGKPVTEEKEVTIPAYKVVSVFDVSQTEGKELPDIAVDELTGDVDRYKDFFAALEKTSPVPIAFENIEGGSHGYYHLEDKRIAINEGMSELQTLKTAIHEIAHAKLHDIDLNAPKDEQQPHVDRRTREVEAESVAYTVCQHYGLDTSDYSFGYVAGWSSGRELSELKSSLETIRSAAAEIINSIDENLAELQKAQDKEQTAGQEQPTREGQEAAPEKPEPEAAAPGKSGAQEKAGAAPKEAFTPETIYRVRRNLYSDSRENSYLLQAYVTQENGRAKMGDVLYTGTPEKCRELMGQLKSGELTEGDVKQLYAKAQETAQTAGQDKDTFSIYQIKGGDETRDFRFEPYDRLQAAGNVVDRANYELVYSAPLAPETSLEDIYTCFNIDHPKDFKGHSLSVSDVVVLHQDGQDAAHFVDSVGFREVPEFLQEQKQLTPDDLETGETVKTPRGTFHVTAMSREQIEAAGYGFHHQSDDGKYLIMGNGTRAFAVAAEQAQRDNPLKTAEQTTEQNGNMIDGIINNTPTVDELEAKVKAGEQISLVDLANAVKADKERGKGAKPEKKPSIRAQLRADKEKAQKKNAKQKSQDLERS; this is translated from the coding sequence ATGGCAAGTTTACGGGACACCGTAAAGGACTATCAAGACGAGCTTAGGGACGGTATCGCATGGGTGGCGTTCTGGAAACAGGGGCGTTCATGGAACGCGGAATATTTTCATCTTGATATGGACGATACGCTCTACCCGGAGGACAGGAGCCGGTTAGAGGAAATAAAAAGCATTGACCCCGCCGCCGTTATCTTAAACGGCTACTATTGCGGGCATTTAGGCGAGGACATGAGCCTTGACGAGCTGACCGCCGGAGTGCGTTACCACTACGAAAACAGCATGAACGACATTGACGGTTTTATCGGAGCGCATGACGACAGGCTTCCCCCGGAGGTTATCGAGGAAGCGAGGGCAGCCGCCCATGAAGCGGGGCTTCCCTTTTCCGAAAAGCCCTACCGGGACGGGGAGGATTTTAACCCCTATGTATTTGACGGGAGCATGAGCATTGAGGATTTTGAGCTTATGCACCGCATGATTGAAAAAGAAAGGAGCGAACAAATGGCAGAACCGATTTTAAGCGGCTATCTTTCCAATCTTGGGAAGTACACCGAGGGCAGACCCGCGGGCGAATGGGTGACATTCCCCACGACTGCCGAACATCTGAAAGAAGTCTTTGACCGTATCGGGATTGACTTCAAGCACTATGAGGAATGGCATTTCACAGAATTTCAATCCACTATCCCCGGCTTGACGGAGCATTTAAGCGAGTATTCCCACCCCGACGAGCTGAACTATTTAGGGAAGCTCTTGGAAATGCAGTTTGACGACGACCGGGAGAAATTCATTGCAGCCATTGAATACGGCGACCATGCCGACAGCTTACAGGACATTATCAACCTTGCACAGAACCTTGACTGCTACTGGATTTATCCGTCCGTCCACAATGAAGAAGAATACGGGCGTTATCTGGTTGATGAACTGGAAGAACCGGAACTTCCCGAAGAAGCGAAAAAGTATTTCATGTATGAGGAATACGGGCGGGACGCTTCCATTAACGACGACGGTATGTTTACCGAAAAGGGCTATATCTACAACAACCGCAACACCTTTACAGAATGGTACGACGGGCGCGACGTGCCGGAGGAATACCGGGTAACGCCGCAGCCCCCGCAGCCGGAAAGACCCGACCCGTCAAAGGTAGAAATGGACGCAGCCGCGCCGGGGCAGAGAACGGCGCAGACCGCAGAGCAGCCACAGGAGCCGCGCCCGGTTATCCCTATCGTGCTGACGAGCGAGAAGCCCGCCGAAAAGCTCAAAGAGATTACCGACCGTCTGGAACAGGGTATTGCGGAACTCTTTGACAGCGAGCGTTACCGGGAATATCTGAAAGTCATGTCAAAATTCCATAATTACAGCTTCCGAAACACCGTCCTTATCGCCATGCAGAAGCCGGACGCTTCCCTTGTGGCGGGCTTTTCCGCTTGGAAGAACAACTTTGAACGAAACGTGATGAAAGGGCAAAAGGGAATTAAAATCATTGCTCCGTCACCCTATAAAATCAAACAGGAAATGCAGAAAATCGACCCGCACACGCAGAAGCCCGTTATCGGCAAGGACGGGAAGCCCGTCACCGAGGAAAAGGAAGTCACCATACCCGCCTACAAGGTGGTATCCGTCTTTGACGTTTCCCAGACCGAGGGAAAGGAGCTGCCGGACATTGCGGTTGACGAGCTGACAGGCGACGTTGACCGCTACAAGGATTTTTTCGCAGCCCTTGAAAAGACTTCCCCCGTTCCTATCGCCTTTGAGAATATCGAGGGCGGCTCTCATGGCTACTACCACTTGGAGGACAAGCGCATTGCTATCAACGAGGGCATGAGCGAATTACAGACCTTAAAGACCGCTATTCACGAAATCGCCCATGCGAAGCTGCACGACATTGACCTCAACGCGCCAAAGGACGAGCAGCAGCCCCACGTTGACCGCCGCACCCGCGAAGTCGAAGCGGAAAGCGTCGCCTATACTGTCTGCCAACATTACGGGCTTGACACGTCGGACTACTCTTTCGGCTATGTCGCCGGGTGGAGCAGCGGGCGGGAGCTGTCCGAGCTGAAAAGCTCCCTTGAAACGATACGCAGCGCAGCCGCCGAGATTATCAATTCCATAGACGAGAACTTAGCGGAGCTGCAAAAGGCACAGGACAAGGAGCAGACCGCCGGACAGGAGCAGCCCACCAGAGAGGGACAGGAAGCCGCGCCGGAGAAGCCGGAGCCGGAAGCAGCCGCACCGGGAAAATCCGGCGCACAGGAAAAAGCGGGCGCAGCCCCGAAAGAAGCCTTTACCCCGGAAACGATTTACAGAGTGCGCCGGAACCTTTACAGCGACAGCCGGGAAAACAGCTACCTCTTGCAAGCCTATGTGACACAGGAGAACGGGCGGGCGAAAATGGGCGACGTGCTTTATACGGGAACGCCGGAGAAATGCCGCGAGCTTATGGGGCAGCTCAAAAGCGGCGAGCTGACCGAGGGCGACGTGAAGCAGCTTTACGCAAAGGCACAGGAAACGGCGCAGACCGCCGGACAGGACAAAGACACCTTTTCCATTTACCAGATAAAGGGCGGGGACGAAACAAGGGATTTCCGCTTTGAGCCTTACGACCGCCTGCAGGCGGCGGGAAATGTGGTTGACAGGGCGAACTATGAGCTTGTCTATTCCGCGCCCCTTGCGCCGGAAACTTCCCTTGAAGATATTTACACCTGTTTCAATATCGACCACCCCAAAGATTTTAAGGGACACAGCCTTTCCGTTTCCGACGTGGTAGTGCTTCATCAGGACGGACAGGACGCGGCGCATTTCGTTGACAGTGTAGGTTTTCGGGAAGTGCCGGAGTTTTTACAGGAGCAAAAGCAGCTTACCCCGGACGACTTGGAAACGGGCGAAACTGTCAAGACACCGAGGGGGACTTTCCATGTGACCGCCATGAGCCGGGAGCAGATAGAAGCCGCCGGATATGGCTTTCACCACCAGTCGGACGACGGAAAGTATCTGATTATGGGGAATGGGACGCGGGCGTTTGCCGTTGCCGCAGAACAGGCGCAGCGGGACAATCCCTTGAAAACCGCCGAGCAGACCACAGAGCAGAACGGGAACATGATTGACGGTATCATCAACAACACCCCCACCGTTGACGAACTGGAAGCAAAGGTAAAGGCGGGCGAGCAGATTTCCCTTGTTGACCTGGCTAACGCTGTCAAAGCCGACAAGGAGCGCGGCAAGGGAGCGAAGCCGGAAAAGAAACCCTCTATCCGGGCGCAGCTTAGAGCCGACAAGGAAAAGGCACAGAAGAAAAACGCAAAGCAGAAGTCACAGGACTTGGAAAGGAGCTGA
- a CDS encoding IS3 family transposase, producing MMFIAIKTEDGAIKGKLSFYCRMLGVSRQGFYKYLANKDRPWKYQDLADAMIAIHTEDEYNDTYGRIRMYQALLLKKPEGLKIPSERTVYRVMDEIGLSHQPKRKPNGITKADREARKSDDLLKRDFKSDKPLEKCVTDITEIKAKDGKLYVSAIFDCFDSGVLGLAMETNMKATLCEHTLDNAYLAYPDLRGAIVHSDRGTQYTSETYRKALAKYGIIQSMNSAGGRCHDNARCESMWARMKSELLYDRYNTETMTIEELKVLIWRYFISYWNNRRICSANGGLPPIIKRQRYYQSLEQAA from the coding sequence ATGATGTTCATTGCCATAAAAACGGAAGACGGCGCGATTAAGGGAAAACTCTCATTCTATTGCCGGATGCTTGGTGTCAGCCGCCAGGGGTTCTACAAATATCTTGCTAATAAAGACCGGCCCTGGAAATATCAGGATCTCGCTGATGCTATGATAGCAATCCATACTGAAGATGAATACAATGATACATATGGGCGCATTCGCATGTATCAGGCACTTCTCCTTAAGAAACCGGAAGGACTCAAGATTCCCAGTGAGCGAACCGTCTACAGGGTCATGGATGAAATAGGCCTTAGTCATCAACCAAAGCGTAAGCCGAATGGTATTACCAAGGCTGATCGGGAAGCTCGTAAGTCAGATGATCTTCTGAAGCGAGATTTCAAATCCGACAAGCCACTTGAAAAATGTGTAACTGACATTACAGAAATCAAGGCTAAAGATGGGAAACTGTATGTTTCAGCTATCTTTGACTGCTTTGATTCCGGTGTCCTTGGTCTGGCAATGGAAACCAACATGAAAGCAACGTTGTGTGAGCATACCCTGGATAATGCCTATCTGGCATATCCTGATCTGCGAGGGGCTATTGTACACTCTGACAGAGGAACACAATATACCAGTGAAACTTATCGTAAGGCTCTTGCTAAATACGGTATTATTCAAAGCATGAACAGTGCTGGTGGCAGGTGCCACGATAATGCCCGATGCGAAAGCATGTGGGCCAGAATGAAAAGTGAGCTTCTCTATGACCGCTACAATACGGAGACTATGACCATAGAGGAACTGAAGGTTCTCATTTGGAGATACTTCATCAGTTACTGGAATAACAGGAGGATCTGCTCTGCCAACGGTGGGCTTCCTCCGATAATTAAGCGACAGAGATACTACCAATCTCTGGAACAGGCTGCATAG
- a CDS encoding ABC transporter ATP-binding protein codes for MFQIIRQFTFHRPKEIIQPTVWLFLSQAFSMLPAILAYMAIYTLGQAFVPPYTLDLQLLITLAATGLGYILLQYGIEMITYYFTYGCAYSDTAKKRVAYIQKLRRQPLGFFSSKESGELISSFANDFSNVEYTLCYWLPYSIGVGVLLAICIVWISIYNWRMGVAMFGMLPVCAALMFGIARIKEKHSRQVMAAKTHAATQINEYLYGMKDLKAYHRTGDGFHALETAMRKLRDESLKEEAVAGSLSTLCSSLVKFIVPITAAVGLYLLIGGTLSVLDFAGFLVLATKLVEAELMIVTSISALRGMLPSGERLDKVMTTDEPTGKEQIETGNSYSFENVSFHYAKGQEIIQGVSFDTPSGLLTALVGPSGSGKSTLLRLMARFWDYQAGHIWMNGKDIREVQTDSLLSNISMVMQNAYLFRGTIRDNLCFGNESITEEQMINACKQARCHGFISALPEGYDTVVGEGGATLSGGERQRISLARAFLKDVPILLLDEPTASLDADNEAMVQKALDEISKERTVIMIAHRLKTVRSADQILVLQDGKIVEKGTHNQFAGQKGLYARLWGLQSQAGDYTFKQS; via the coding sequence ATGTTTCAGATAATCCGGCAATTCACCTTCCATAGGCCGAAGGAAATCATTCAGCCCACCGTATGGCTGTTTCTTTCGCAGGCGTTCAGTATGCTTCCAGCAATTCTGGCGTATATGGCAATCTATACGCTGGGGCAGGCTTTTGTGCCGCCTTACACATTGGATTTGCAGCTTCTTATCACGCTTGCCGCCACAGGTTTGGGATATATCCTGCTTCAATATGGAATAGAGATGATAACCTATTATTTCACTTACGGGTGCGCCTACAGTGATACGGCGAAAAAACGGGTGGCATATATCCAAAAGCTGCGCCGCCAGCCGCTGGGATTCTTTTCATCCAAAGAATCTGGGGAGCTGATTAGTTCCTTTGCCAATGATTTTTCAAATGTGGAATACACGCTTTGTTACTGGCTGCCTTATTCCATTGGCGTTGGCGTATTGCTGGCAATTTGTATTGTATGGATCAGTATTTATAACTGGCGCATGGGTGTTGCCATGTTCGGTATGCTGCCGGTTTGCGCGGCGCTTATGTTCGGGATTGCCCGAATCAAAGAAAAACACAGCAGGCAGGTCATGGCTGCAAAAACCCATGCGGCTACGCAAATCAATGAATATCTTTATGGTATGAAAGACCTGAAGGCATACCACCGTACAGGAGACGGATTTCATGCTTTGGAAACGGCCATGCGGAAATTGCGGGATGAATCGCTGAAAGAAGAAGCAGTTGCAGGCAGCTTGTCCACCTTGTGTTCTTCTTTAGTAAAGTTCATTGTTCCTATTACTGCTGCGGTTGGGCTTTATCTGCTGATCGGCGGCACACTGTCTGTTTTGGATTTTGCAGGCTTTCTCGTCTTAGCGACTAAACTGGTAGAAGCGGAGTTGATGATTGTCACCAGCATATCCGCGCTGCGCGGGATGCTTCCTTCCGGCGAGCGGTTAGACAAGGTGATGACAACAGACGAACCGACGGGGAAAGAACAGATAGAAACCGGAAATTCCTACTCCTTTGAGAATGTTTCATTTCATTACGCAAAGGGACAAGAGATTATCCAAGGTGTTTCCTTTGATACGCCTTCCGGTTTGCTGACTGCATTGGTAGGACCATCAGGAAGCGGAAAATCCACCCTGCTCCGCCTGATGGCGCGGTTTTGGGATTATCAGGCCGGGCATATCTGGATGAATGGCAAAGATATTCGTGAAGTTCAAACGGACAGTCTGCTTTCCAACATTTCTATGGTAATGCAGAACGCCTATTTATTCCGTGGAACCATTCGGGATAATCTTTGTTTTGGCAATGAGAGCATTACGGAAGAACAGATGATAAATGCGTGTAAGCAAGCCCGCTGCCACGGTTTTATCTCTGCCCTGCCGGAAGGATATGATACGGTTGTTGGCGAAGGAGGCGCAACGCTCTCCGGTGGTGAGCGCCAGAGGATTTCTCTTGCCAGAGCATTCTTAAAAGATGTACCGATTCTTCTGCTGGACGAACCAACTGCCTCTTTGGATGCGGATAATGAGGCAATGGTGCAGAAAGCGCTGGACGAGATTTCCAAAGAACGCACGGTCATTATGATTGCGCACCGATTAAAAACAGTACGCAGCGCCGATCAAATCCTCGTATTACAGGATGGGAAGATCGTAGAGAAAGGAACCCATAACCAGTTTGCAGGGCAAAAAGGATTATATGCCCGGCTGTGGGGGCTGCAAAGCCAAGCTGGAGATTATACATTCAAACAATCTTAG
- a CDS encoding transposase: MSRTQRKYDHEYKIQAVKLAREIGGAKAAKELGIPEGTIHTWLKAVRAGTLDIGDGAHTPESAMSLAEELAMLRKRVKDQDKEIRRLKEENEFLEEASAFFAASRRKSARTKE, translated from the coding sequence ATGTCACGTACTCAACGTAAATACGACCACGAATATAAGATCCAGGCTGTCAAACTTGCCAGAGAAATCGGCGGTGCTAAGGCAGCCAAAGAATTAGGTATTCCAGAAGGAACCATCCATACATGGCTGAAAGCAGTTAGAGCCGGTACATTGGATATTGGCGACGGTGCACATACTCCAGAAAGTGCCATGAGTCTCGCTGAGGAACTTGCTATGCTCCGCAAACGTGTTAAGGATCAGGATAAAGAAATCCGGCGTCTAAAAGAGGAAAATGAATTTCTCGAGGAAGCAAGTGCTTTTTTCGCAGCCAGCCGTCGGAAGTCAGCAAGAACCAAAGAATGA
- a CDS encoding MptD family putative ECF transporter S component, with the protein MKEKVLGLKEFVIVLLLACVETAIALVTAMPFAANLQLVYFLVPGLAGLINGIIYVLLIKKCPKIGTQFIIPMIYGLYFLFTGSVYVILSILVDTFISKISLPMQPVPEIGSISVA; encoded by the coding sequence ATGAAAGAAAAGGTATTAGGTCTGAAAGAATTTGTCATTGTCCTGCTGCTGGCCTGCGTGGAAACAGCTATCGCGCTTGTAACCGCCATGCCGTTTGCGGCAAATTTGCAGCTTGTCTATTTTCTCGTGCCCGGCCTTGCGGGGTTGATTAACGGTATCATCTATGTCCTGCTTATAAAGAAGTGCCCGAAAATCGGCACGCAGTTTATCATCCCAATGATTTATGGTCTGTACTTCCTGTTTACGGGCAGCGTCTATGTGATATTGTCAATATTGGTTGACACATTTATCTCAAAGATATCACTGCCTATGCAGCCTGTTCCAGAGATTGGTAGTATCTCTGTCGCTTAA
- a CDS encoding ABC transporter ATP-binding protein, whose product MKETKKNAVLRVFQTARCSSARYIIGVACSSVSILLSGVPFYTIYQIVRIFLEASLNNTAVDVSAAWLWAGITLASIAVGIVLSIIGSFVCHSCAFHALYDLRMRILNHMGRLNLGFFTGGQSGAVQKTMNDNIEKMENIIAHDVSNLIGAGILLVSLSALLFSINVPLALTIVAALVLAFIIQFSAFGGKRGQKIWTDLNRSSTELDAAFSEYVSGMEEEKIFGKPEAAALRLTNLIEKNRKSMVAYLKRVTPIYGAYKTITLSVLAFILAVGCVLLYLNPGDHSLMMELLMFLIVGPAVISPLMELVEFGADLRNLAVRMDQIEDVMKMEPIAEGTCDTPPVSAELSFQDVSFSYQKAADPLRRMALEHVTMHIPAGSFAALVGPSGGGKSTAGQLLARFWDVESGSISIGGKDIRDYSTKALMNTVAFVFQDTYIFAESVYDNIAMHQNVTQKAVEYAAKAARCHDFIQALPEGYHTKLGDGGHKLSGGEAQRIAIARAILKSAPIVVLDEAMAFTDAENELALREGMAELLKGKTVLMIAHRLYSIQDADMIFVLENGRLKESGTHKDLLQKHGLYAHLWDIQNETESWRMKGGTAHVSDNPAIHLP is encoded by the coding sequence ATGAAAGAGACAAAGAAAAACGCTGTCCTGCGGGTATTCCAAACCGCGCGATGCAGTTCTGCCCGATATATCATTGGCGTAGCCTGTTCCTCTGTCAGCATATTGCTGTCGGGCGTTCCATTCTATACGATCTACCAAATCGTCCGTATCTTTCTGGAAGCGTCCTTAAACAATACGGCTGTAGACGTGTCCGCTGCATGGCTGTGGGCGGGAATTACGCTGGCAAGTATTGCCGTTGGCATAGTGCTTTCAATTATTGGCAGTTTTGTTTGCCATTCCTGTGCCTTTCATGCGCTTTATGACCTGCGTATGAGAATATTGAATCACATGGGTAGATTAAATCTGGGCTTTTTCACAGGAGGGCAATCCGGTGCGGTACAAAAGACCATGAATGATAACATCGAGAAAATGGAAAATATTATCGCCCACGATGTATCGAACCTCATAGGAGCCGGTATTTTGCTGGTTTCGCTGTCGGCGCTGCTGTTTTCCATCAATGTACCGCTTGCTTTGACGATTGTTGCCGCATTGGTGCTCGCGTTTATCATTCAGTTTTCGGCTTTCGGAGGGAAGCGTGGGCAGAAGATTTGGACGGATCTCAACCGTTCTTCCACAGAACTGGACGCGGCCTTTTCAGAGTATGTGTCCGGGATGGAGGAAGAAAAAATCTTTGGAAAGCCGGAGGCCGCAGCTTTACGGCTAACCAATCTGATAGAGAAAAATCGGAAAAGCATGGTGGCTTACTTAAAACGGGTTACGCCTATTTACGGCGCTTACAAAACCATCACGCTTTCTGTACTGGCCTTTATTTTGGCTGTGGGATGTGTCCTGCTGTATCTGAATCCCGGCGATCACAGCTTAATGATGGAACTGTTGATGTTTCTGATTGTCGGCCCGGCAGTCATCAGCCCACTGATGGAATTGGTGGAGTTTGGCGCAGACCTTCGGAATCTGGCTGTGCGGATGGATCAAATCGAGGACGTTATGAAGATGGAACCGATAGCGGAAGGCACGTGCGATACCCCGCCGGTTTCTGCGGAGCTTAGCTTTCAGGATGTGAGTTTTTCCTACCAAAAAGCGGCTGACCCTCTGCGGCGCATGGCGCTGGAGCATGTCACAATGCACATTCCGGCTGGTTCTTTCGCGGCTTTAGTCGGACCGTCGGGCGGTGGAAAATCCACAGCCGGGCAACTGCTGGCAAGATTTTGGGATGTGGAAAGCGGAAGCATTTCCATTGGTGGAAAGGATATACGGGATTATTCCACCAAGGCACTTATGAATACGGTTGCCTTTGTATTTCAAGATACCTATATATTCGCTGAAAGTGTGTACGACAATATCGCCATGCACCAAAATGTAACTCAAAAAGCAGTTGAGTATGCTGCAAAGGCCGCACGCTGCCACGATTTTATTCAGGCATTACCGGAAGGCTATCATACCAAATTAGGTGACGGCGGGCACAAATTATCCGGTGGAGAAGCGCAGCGCATTGCCATTGCAAGAGCGATTCTGAAAAGTGCCCCGATTGTCGTGCTGGATGAAGCGATGGCTTTTACGGATGCAGAAAACGAGCTTGCATTGCGGGAAGGTATGGCAGAATTACTGAAAGGAAAAACCGTTCTGATGATCGCACACCGCCTCTACTCTATCCAGGACGCAGATATGATTTTCGTTTTGGAAAACGGACGGCTGAAAGAAAGCGGGACGCACAAAGACTTGCTTCAAAAGCATGGCCTGTATGCCCATCTGTGGGACATTCAGAACGAAACCGAAAGCTGGCGGATGAAAGGAGGGACAGCACATGTTTCAGATAATCCGGCAATTCACCTTCCATAG